TGGGAAGTCGCTCTTGTTGTGAAGCTTTAAATAGCCCTTTAAACCAACACATCTCCCGATAGTAGCGACTTCAACAATATCACTATTCAATAGCTTTTACCGTTACTCTATAACTTGTATTGTCTTTTGCTTTACAGCCAATAATAACGGTCTTTATAGCATTTATCATTTTGCCGTCTTTACCGATAAGCTTTCCAGTATCAACCTTATCAGCACTTATAATGATCTCGACAAAATTTTCACCAAGCTCTTGACGCTCAATAGTCACCTTTTCAGGAAAATCAGCTATCAGCTTGGCATATTCGTATAAAAAATTTTCAACCATTATTTTGTAATTTGCGCAACTCTGTCGCTAAGTTTAGCACCGACGCTTTTCCAGTAGTCCAATCTCTCTTTGTTGAAATTTATAACATTTGGCTCAACCATAGGGTTGTAATAACCAATGCTCTCTATCCAACCGCTATCGCGTCTTTTTCTGCTATCTGTAACAACTATACGATAAAAAGGTCTTTTTTTACGTCCCATTCTTGTTAGTCTTACTACTGTTGCCATATTATATTCTCCTCTTGTTTTTAAATAAAGCTTAAATTTAGATAACAAATATCCAAATTTAAACCCTTTTATCAAACAGGTCTTTTTAAATTTGCTTGTGAAAGCATATTTGCAAGTCCTTTTGCTCCGCCCTTTCCTGAAAATTTCTTAGCAAGCTTTGAGGCATTTTCAAACTGCTTCAAAAAGCGATTTACCTCCACTTGAGATAATCCAGAACCAGCTGCCAAACGCCTTTTTCTACTATTGTTTAAAAGGTCTGGATTTTCACGCTCTTTTTGCGTCATAGAGTTTATCATAGCCTTAATATGCAAAATTTCTTTTGAATTATCAAGATCTATATCTTTTATCTGATTTGCAATATTTGAAAGTCCAGGTATCATACCCATCAAAGACTTCATACTACCAAGCTTTTTAACGCTTTCCATTTGATCCAAAAAGTCATTAAAGTTAAACTGACCTTTTTTTATCTTTTGATTTAGACGCTTCGCCTCTTTTTCATCGATAATAGTCGATGTTTTCTCAACCAAAGTGGCTAGGTCGCCCTCACCCATTATACGGCTTACGATACGATCTGGTATAAAGCTCTCGATATCAGCTACTTTCTCTCCAGTACCAACAAATCTAAGTGGGATATTTAGCTGTTTTGCGATGCTAATAGCTACGCCACCTTTTGAGTCAGAGTCGAATTTAGAAAGGATAACTCCAGAAATT
Above is a window of Campylobacter concisus DNA encoding:
- a CDS encoding KH domain-containing protein; the encoded protein is MVENFLYEYAKLIADFPEKVTIERQELGENFVEIIISADKVDTGKLIGKDGKMINAIKTVIIGCKAKDNTSYRVTVKAIE
- the rpsP gene encoding 30S ribosomal protein S16, with translation MATVVRLTRMGRKKRPFYRIVVTDSRKRRDSGWIESIGYYNPMVEPNVINFNKERLDYWKSVGAKLSDRVAQITK